ctccctctctctctcttttgttgaCTTGAAGCTGGTAGGACCTCTGGGGTGagttttataacttaagttgtggccaccatacccagggtgaataaagtgtgtcaaaacactggttagcccagagataGTCCAGAAGAAAGAAGGGCAATTTGTCCAGATCCACCATGTGGGCTGTCTTTGAAGAGCAGCTAAGGGGTGTGCAGGcttatgttttgaatatgtgagtgctgtaattgtatattctgtacatatctatttagaatacagttatattttttttatagaggtagtttaaataacctgtgaagagggctggtgaaaagaTTTCAGAGACTGAGGATGATCAATCATGAATGTAACTATTACCCTAGACATAAAGCCTTtatgtaaaagctaccccacactagaacatgtagtgagaaccttactttCAAAGTAATAAGGAACAACAAAATAACACAGACTACTTTAGGGCCCTGCttctacagcaggttaggttccaggctactgtagggccctgcttatacagcatgttaggttccagactactttagggccctgcttatacagcatgttaggttcctaGCTACTGTAGGGtcttgcttatacagcaggttaggttgcagACTACtttagggccctgcttatacagcaggttaggttccaggctactgtagggccctgcttatacagcatgttaggttccaggctactgtagggcccttcttatacagcatgttaagtTCCAGACTACTgtaaggccctgcttatacagcatgttatgttccaggctactgtagggccctgctcatacagcatgttaggttccccactactgtagggccctgcttatacagcatgttaggttccaggctactgtagggacttgcttatacagcaggttaggttccagactactttagggccctgcttatacagcaggttaggttccaggctactatagggccctgcttatacaacatgttaggttccaggatactgtagggccctgcttatacagcatgttaggttccaggctactgtagggccctgcttatacaacatgttaggttccaggctactgtagggccctgcttatacagcatgttaggttccaggctattgtagggccctgcttatacaacatgttaggttccaggctactgtagggccctgcttatacagcatgttaggttccaggctactgtagggccctgcttatacaacatgttaggttccaggctactgtagggccctgcttatacaacatgttaggttccaggctactgtagggccctgcttatacagcatgttaagttccagactactgtagggccctgcttatacagcatgttaggttccaggctattgtagggccctgcttatacaacatgttacgttccaggctactgtagcaccctgcttatacagcatgttaggttccaggctactgtagggccctgcttatacaacatgttaggttccaggctactgtacggccctgcttatacaacatgttaggttccaggctactgtagggccctgcttatacagcatgttaggttccaggctattgtagggccctgcttatacaacatgttaggttccaggctactgtagggccctgcttatacagcatgttaggttccaggctactgtagggccctgcttatacaacacgttaggttccaggctactgtagggccctgcttatacaacatgttaggttccaggctactgtagggccctgcttatacagcatgttaagttccagactactgtagggccctgcttatacagcatgttaggttccaggctactgtagggccctgcttatacagcatgttaggttccaggctactgtagggccctgcttatacaacatgttaggttccaggctactgtagggccctgcttatacagcatgttaagttccagactactgtagggccctgcttatgcagcatgttaggttccagactactgtagggccctgcttatacagcatgttatgttccaggctactgtagggccctgcttatacagcatgttaggttccaggctactgtagggccctgcttatacagcatgttaggttccaggctactgtagggccatgcttatacagcatgttaggttccaggctactgtagggccctgcttatacagcatgttaggttccagattactgtagggccctgcttatacaacatgttaggttccaggctactgtagggccctgcttatacagcatgttaggttccaggttactgtagagccctgcttatacagcatgttaggttccaggctactgtagggccctgcttatacaacatgttaggttccaggctactgtagggccctgcttatacagcatgttaggttccagattactgtagggccctgcttatacaacatgttaggttccaggctactgtagggccctgcttatacagcatgttaggttccaggctactgtagagccctgcttatacagcatgttaggttccaggctactgtagggccctgcttatacaacatgttaggttccaggctactgtagggccctgcttatacaacatgttaggttccaggctattgtagggccctgcttatacaacatgttaggttctaggctactgtagggccctgcttatacaacatgttaggttccaggctactgtagggccctgcttatacaacatgttaggttccaggctactgtagggccctgcttatacaacatgttaggttccaggctactgtagggccctgcttatacaacatgttaggttccaggctactgcagggccctgcttatacaacatgttaggttccaggctactgtagggccctgcttatacaacatgttaggttccaggctactgtagggccctgcttatacaacatgttaggttccaggctactgtagggccctgcttatacaacatgttaggttccaggctactgtagggccctgcttatacaacatgttaggttccaggctactgtagggccctgcttatacaacatgttaggttccaggctactgtagggccctgcttatacaacatgttaggttccaggctactgtagggccctgcttatacaacatgttaggttccaggctactgtagggccctgcttatacaacatgttaggttccaggctactgtagggccctgcttatacaacatgttaggttccaggctactgtagggccctgcttatacaacatgttaggttccaggctactgtagggccctgcttatacaacatgttaggttccaggctactgcagggccctgcttatacaacatgttaggttccaggctactgtagggccctgcttatacaacatgttaggttccaggctactgtagggccctgcttatgcaacatgttaggttccaggctactgtagggccctgcttatgcagcatgttaggttccaggctactgtagggccttgcttatacagcatgttaagttccaggctactgtagggccctgcttatacaacatgttaggttccaggctactgtagggccctgtttatacagcatgttaggttccaggctactgtagggccctgcttatacagcatgttaggttccaggctactgtagggccctgcttatacagcatgttaggttccaggctactgtagagccctgcttatacagcatgttaggttccaggctactgtagggccctgcttatacaacatgttaggttccaggctactgtagggccctgcttatacaacatgttaggttccaggctactgtagggccctgcttatacaacatgttaggttccaggctactttagggccctgcttatacaacatgttaggttccaggctactgtagggccctgcttatacaacatgttaggttccaggctactgtagggccctgcttatacaacatgttaggttccaggctactgtagggccctgcttatacaacatgttaggttccaggctactgcagggccctgcttatacaacatgttaggttccaggctactgtagggccctgcttatacaacatgttaggttccaggctactgtagggccctgcttatacaacatgttaggttccaggctactgtagggccctgcttatacaacatgttaggttccaggctactgtagggccctgcttatacaacatgttaggttccaggctactgtagggccctgcttatacaacatgttaggttccaggctactgtagggccctgcttatacaacatgttaggttccaggctactgtagggccctgcttatacaacatgttaggttccaggctactgtagggccctgcttatacaacatgttaggttccaggctactgtagggccctgcttatacaacatgttaggttccaggctactgtagggccctgcttatacaacatgttaggttccaggctactgtagggccctgcttatacaacatgttaggttccaggctactgcagggccctgcttatacaacatgttaggttccaggctactgtagggccctgcttatacaacatgttaggttccaggctactgtagggccctgcttatacaacatgttaggttccaggctactgtagggccctgcttatgcaacatgttaggttccaggctactgtagggccctgcttatgcaacatgttaggttccaggctactgtagggccctgcttatgcaacatgttaggttccaggctactgtagggccctgcttatgcaacatgttaggttccaggctactactgtaaagtgaaacagccttttttttcattttcaaatgCATGTAAAAGCCTGATAACGTGTTTACACTGTCATATATTAAGAAATGTGAgatagatggttggtgtggtggtgaaggttcatgATACAGAGAATTGTTTACCTTCTCTTTCTTTTTATAAATACTGATAGACTGCTGGAATGTTTGACAATGAATACATGCACAACTAAaaagacattttattgtggctgtTTTATTCTCTGTGAGTTTAGTCAAGCTAATAgtcttgataaagcttctggagaaTGAAATGTAGCCATCATTAAATGTTTTATTAAGTGTACATGGCTTCTTTAACCTATCACAATATATGTAACtttccaacattattacaacttgCTAGAATGAGATTGACTAGGACTGACAATATAACAAACCAAATGCTGAAGAAAAGCCACACATAGCATAGCTTGGTTTTAATATTCTTGCTCTTGATTTAAGAAATTGGAGCTACACTTTCCTTACATTTCATTTGGTTGCCTCCTAGGCACTCTAATGATCCCAGCAGGTAGTTTAGTGTTTCCCCAAGACTATAATGATAATCTGTTTTTGTAAGTGGTTAATGGACAATTACTTACACACAGTATTTGTTTTACAGAAGCAATCAGAAGTTTCTCTGCCCCAAACCCCAGTGATGACTCATGTCACAACCTCAAAAAAGCATACACTTGACCAAGAAAGTCCATCAAAGAAGAAGAAATGCAGAAACCTCTTGATGAGTCTGACGAGGATGCTGGGAAGGATGAGGTTCTGGGTACGTTCATAAATCTTAAAAATGCAGACCTGTGCAGTAATGTTCATATGATCTTTTATGTCTCCATTTTATTATAACCATGTATATATTCAGCCCAGACTCTTAACGTACCTTGGTTGAAATCTGTTGGCAAAGGAATGTTGACACAAATGTTCATTTGATTATTTGACAGTCTTTAttttggatggataatgagaaccttcaaaaccagggatgccaagcttgtgatgacactcttcaggttgcttgttctatctaggctggaatattgctgcacactaacagcacttttcagGGCATGTGAAATTGCTGACCAGAGAACTTTCATAGCacgcataactgcgataaaccacctcagttactgggaacacttgaagttcctaaacctgtactccctagaatgcaggaaggagagatacatgattatatacacctggaaaatcctagagggactagtaccaaacttgcacatgaaaatcactccctatgaaaggaaaagacttggcaaatgatgcaacatccccccaatgaaaagcaggggtgccacaagcatgataagagacaacacaataagtgtcaggggcccaagactattcaactgcctcccagcatacatcaggggaattaccaatagacccctggctgtcttcaaagcaggcactggacaggcacctgaagtcagtaccttgCCAGCCATGCTGTGGTTCTTATGTTGGattacatgcagccagcagtaacagcctggttgatcaggccctgatccaccatgaggcctggtcacagaccgggccatgggggcgttgacccccagaactctctctaggtatacttcaggtattccACTCAATGGGTCTCTTCTGTTCACATTAAAAGATTTTTATTGTCTTTTTGTATTGGATTATTCCATTTACTTTTTTAACATACCAGCCTTCTCCCGTATAATTTTTAAACTCTTTTGTCCCTATTTCCTTTATACATCCGgactatgcatactctctgccagtcccctaggtaccttcccctttttcatacatttgCTGAACAGAAGTACCAGCCACTCCAATACTATATTACCATTTGCTTTTAAAGTCTCTCTCTTGATCCtatcagtttcagctgctttaccccatttcattttacCAGCTGCCTCGTACACTTATCCCACTCTCacgtctggctcttcctcactcataAAAGGATGTTATACTTCCCTGGTCAATGTTTGAAATCACTGCCTtgctttcttcatcaacattaacAGCTTCtgaaaatattcctgccatcttcccAATGCCTCCAACTCCCTATCTAATAACTCCCCTCTTCTGTTCTTTTAACTGTcatatccatttgttccctaagcTTTCTCaacctttttcttattctcagcaaaatttgttgacagaacCTTCAACCTCCTTCATTTGATCTTCTTTTACACTCCCTTACCACTCCTTTATTCTCActtttactctctatatactAACAATTAATTTGTATAGGCCAAGAATTGTTATCCTCAGTTCATATTGAAGGCCAGTCCTAACTACTGTGTACCACTTCCAAGGGTAACCCAGAACAGTCAGCAAAAACCCAGGTAAAGTgtatatttactgctaggtgaactaagGCAGAGGTGTAGGGAAACTTACCCACATGTCTTGCCCAGTCAGGAAATTGAATAGTGGTACTTATCACTTGTGATGCAAACACTAAAATTAGTATTTAAATATTGTCTCATTATGTTAGTTCCTAGGTCTCTCTATTTCttttagtacagtacagtacagtacttctAAACACCAGGGATCATCTTTTCATTCTCATTTTTTTGATATGTAGAGTCATTCAGCATTTAATTCCACATAATAAATATCTTCAGTGtgacttgcaaactgcactgttCACATATGACGATATGTATATTGTGAATGAGGAATTACCATTAGGAATGTGATATTTCATAATAGGAAATTTGCACAAAACCAACCCAGGTAAAGTTAGGGAAACCTGTAAAGTATTGATGCACTCAAAGTAAATTTTTTATTCTGTACCACAGTACATTATTCATTTCACTTCTGTACAAGAAGAGACTACATCTTATCAGCATCACAAGGTGTTCATTGGTAATGTCATTATTTTTCTCAGCTAAGAATTGTATTAcatgtataggtagtaggttggtagacagcaaccacccagggaggtactaaggtcctgccaagtgagtgttgtaagaggcaactaaaatgccgggagcaaggggctagtaacccctttgtataaattactaaatttaaaaagagaaactttcgtttttctttttgggccaccctgccttggtgggatatggccggtttgttgaaaaaaaaaaagaattgtaTTAAGCCATTATAATTATGTGAAGTTGAAAGCCTGAGAGTGTCAttcaacacaaggagtggtggaggcttgagccTCAATCTGCTTAATAAGAGGCAGAGACACTACCTAGTTGTACTGTGCAATGATACAACTCAAGAGCTCTTGATTGATGGAATTAGAACTACTCTCCCTTTCCATGAGTCAAACAATATTTGTATCTCATTCCCCAGGTATTGTTTGACACCAATGAGTTCAGCATTTTCCAATAAATTTATGTAATGTAGAGGGTCAGTAGGTGTAAATGTGTACTTTATCTGTTTCAGAGTCTCAAAGTTGGACAAAACAAGATGAGTTACAGCTTTTAACTAACATGAAAGCACAATTACCCCGGAAGGATAAAGTGAGTTACCGCACAAGACTCAAATACTTCAACTGGCAAGCAGTTACAATAGAAAATTTTACAGCTGATGAATGTAAAAGTCATTTTCAAGAAATTTTAACAGGGATTAAATCAGTGAAGTGAGTGAGATGTTCAGCTGAATATTGTACagtagctatttttttttttttttaattatgctTTCTTTCATAGCATCACAAATAAGCCACAGTCTGGAGAAGAAACTTTACATGATGTTTGACTCTGCCGTAGCTGCTATCCAGTCACAGCCTGATGGTCATCCAGTACTGGCTGAAATGTTGTTAATGTTTCCTTTCCACATTAGGGGTTGTTTGCAATTTACTTGACATACAAACCACAGTACTTAGTACTCTGACTAGGGCATGCTACCTGGAAAGATTGCTTAGAGTGTAGAACATGAAGTCCATGATGAGTGGTACTTTGATACTATTGAAGGGATCTTGATTTCAAGAAATGGGGATACCCTACATTGAAATTGCTTCCCTCACCCCAGGCACTGTAaccccttacaggtttagtgcttcccatgaCTGTAATATCCTTCACTGCTCAGTTCCTGTCAAATGcttattttttatttatcttaTGTTAGGACACTCACCATGGTTTTGGATGAAGTTGTAGAAAACCTGCCAGAAATCAGCTTAAAGAAGAGGAAGATCTTGTTACCTATTCATTGATACATAAAATACAATATGAATAGAAGTCATAAGGAGCAATTAACCACTGGGGTAAGTTTTCTCAAGACCTGAGTGCATTATTTTCTGTAAAAACATATTTGAGTTTGCAAGGGGGAATTCAAGGTTTTTGTCTGCTTAGTTAACTGACTGACGGAAAATGGCTGTCATATcaacttttaaccctttgactgtttcaggcccctctctgaaactgtcattctatgtcgccaaatattaaaaaaaaaaaaaaattattttttcttatgaaaatgttaagattatttttctgagtgttttagtccaaaaaaaaaatttttgccattggtacttaccgagatatagagccgtgaagtttgcagaaaatgagccgcgtatggcaacagcggcgactgccgctcacccggtaaactttagtttacttgtatttgaaggtttgttgtttttttcactattttattttttcacataacttatgtggcctatgagatcaaagtaaggtgcaatgtatatatatacactcgttgtatacaacacaataagcacacaaacataattatcaatatattgtttacaaaacttgtttacacaaacaaacaaacaaacaaacaaacaaacaattcttcttcttcttcttcttcttcttcttcttcttcttcttcttcttcttcttcttcttcttcttcttcttcttcttcttcttcttcttcttcttcttcttcttcttcttcttcttcttcttcttcttcttcttcttcttcttcttcttcttcttcttcttcttcttcttcttcttcttcttcttcttcttcttcttcttcttcttcttcttcttcttcttcttcttctccttcttcttctccttcttcttcttctccttcttcttcttctccttcttctccttcttcttcttctccttcttcttcttctccttcttcttcttctccttcttcttcttctccttcttcttcttctccttcttcttcttctccttcttcttcttctccttcttcttcttctccttcttcttcttctccttcttcttctccttcttcttctccttctccttcttctccttctccttcttcttcttcttcttcttcttcttcttcttcttcttcttcttcttcttctccttcttcttctccttcttcttctccttcttcttctccttcttcttctccttcttcttctccttcttcttctccttcttcttctccttcttcttcttctccttcttctcctcctccttctcctcctccttctcctcctccttctcctcctccttctcctcctttttctcctccttcttctccttcttctcctccttcttctcctccttcttctcctcctccttctcctccttctcctcctccttctcctccttctcctccttctcctccttctcctccttctcctcctcctccttgtgtgcgagtgtgtggcttataattgttttgagtcagaagtcggcagctgtcaaagtgacatattatctcattagtcactacccctacccctgtcaaaacaatggggtcggatgctgcttcccctcctccattctatctaattatctttctccctcattctatatctttcaatctgtctctctttctgtctgcctatctctgtctcacaggtacacataaatacaagtatacatagtgtaaattacctaggataacccaagaaatccagacaaagtgctatactctgcttgaagatgtgagtaaacgtgatgacacagtcttgtggctctctctgagacagagagctagatggacagacagggagcttgacagacagacaaatagacagacagaaatgtttgtgtaccagcaaaaacaaagggaggcgatggtcatgtaatattaccctcctttacgctcatcaaagtcagctcttatcagatgttatctccccttatcttgtcactgtcatggggtggacttttttttttcttgcttcaagggaacaatattattacatcttcttcttcctcctcctcctcctcctcttctcctcctcctcctcctcctcttccttccctcctcctcctccacttcctccctcctccccctcctcctcctccattgcttttggtctcaaactcctccaaatcatgaaattgatcttcactgacacttccatctgtgttagagcatcacttgggaagagaagagtcccagatttgctggggaatcacatatttcttaccactagacatgctgaaaaatgacaactgaaatggcattcccacaatgcaccactggctccccgattttttttatatggtgcacactgaccatggagacccattctctcacatgtgggcctagcagctttctcctgcttgatttgaagctgctagaatttatgcgtataaatacgtcagaaacattggctcgtaagacgtatttatacgtcggaaacagtcaaagggttaaacctctATCTGGAGTCCACTACCATTTTTATCATTGTCCAAATTGTTTTGCTTCTTTATCATTAGTGcttcattttttattataattcttTATCATTCATATTCAAAAAATATTAATTGATGGTGGTGTAAGAGACAGTTATTAATTGTAGGTCACTTTAAGTAAGGAGAGTAGTAGTTACCACCCAGAACCTattaataatggtaagttttctccacccatcAGTAGGAataaatttcagaagtttaattCACATTTTCCAGCCTAATAACCACCAGAGNNNNNNNNNNNNNNNNNNNNNNNNNNNNNNNNNNNNNNNNNNNNNNNNNNNNNNNNNNNNNNNNNNNNNNNNNNNNNNNNNNNNNNNNNNNNNNNNNNNNAATAACCACCAGAGTTTTAATAAGCCTAATTCTCCAATACA
This genomic window from Cherax quadricarinatus isolate ZL_2023a chromosome 9, ASM3850222v1, whole genome shotgun sequence contains:
- the LOC128698386 gene encoding uncharacterized protein, which encodes MELLPEKKKRRHKDTKKMPNLSTDNQEEDIEAENQMVETEGKENTKKKKNRRLENESQEGMMKQSEVSLPQTPVMTHVTTSKKHTLDQESPSKKKKCRNLLMSLTRMLGRMRFWSLKVGQNKMSYSF